The Paramisgurnus dabryanus chromosome 6, PD_genome_1.1, whole genome shotgun sequence genome has a window encoding:
- the LOC135767440 gene encoding mannose-binding protein A-like isoform X2, whose translation MVSLVMPYISVLLMLQSGPQLLYGDESQNCGPKGEKGDRVQGPPGNAGPPGPQGSKGDSGLSANVDMIPTGPKGDKGDQGFSGIPGPTGRPGFPGPKGDPGFPGSPGMPGFPGMKGQQGSPGGDVTSLQSQIHDLTAKFAMMEKAASFGTFRKVGQKYFVYDGILKTFDEGIQICKEVGGTIALARNAVENQALLKVVTASGLSEKPFIGVTDRDKEGQFVDIDGKLLTFTNWASGQPDNYEKTQHCGTIIVESGLWDDASCNEPRPIMCEIQ comes from the exons ATG GTGTCTCTGGTAATGCCGTACATCAGTGTCCTTCTGATGCTTCAGTCCGGCCCACAACTACTGTATGGAGATGAATCTCAGAACTGTGGACCTAAAGGAGAGAAGGGAGATCGAG TGCAGGGACCACCCGGCAATGCAGGACCACCTGGACCACAAGGATCCAAAGGAGACTCAG GGCTTTCTGCAAATGTGGACATGATTCCCACTGGACCTAAAGGAGATAAGGGGGATCAAG GCTTTTCTGGCATTCCTGGTCCAACTGGTAGGCCTGGCTTTCCTGGCCCGAAGGGGGATCCAG GCTTTCCTGGCAGTCCTGGCATGCCTGGATTTCCTGGCATGAAAGGGCAACAAG GGAGTCCTGGAGGTGACGTCACGTCCCTACAATCTCAGATTCATGATCTTACTGCCAAGTTTGCCATGATGGAGAAAGCTGCAAGTTTTGGTACATTCAGAAAAGTCGGGCAGAAATATTTTGTTTATGATggaattttaaaaacatttgatgagGGCATTCAAATCTGCAAGGAAGTTGGTGGAACAATTGCTTTAGCAAGAAATGCTGTTGAAAATCAGGCTTTACTGAAAGTAGTGACAGCCAGTGGTTTAAGTGAAAAGCCATTCATTGGAGTCACAGACAGAGATAAAGAAGGACAGTTTGTGGACATTGATGGTAAACTCTTGACTTTTACCAACTGGGCTTCTGGTCAACCTGATAATTATGAGAAAACACAACACTGTGGTACGATCATAGTGGAGTCTGGACTTTGGGATGATGCCAGTTGTAATGAGCCACGTCCTATTATGTGTGAAATACAATAG
- the LOC135767440 gene encoding mannose-binding protein A-like isoform X1 produces MVSLVMPYISVLLMLQSGPQLLYGDESQNCGPKGEKGDRGVQGPPGNAGPPGPQGSKGDSGLSANVDMIPTGPKGDKGDQGFSGIPGPTGRPGFPGPKGDPGFPGSPGMPGFPGMKGQQGSPGGDVTSLQSQIHDLTAKFAMMEKAASFGTFRKVGQKYFVYDGILKTFDEGIQICKEVGGTIALARNAVENQALLKVVTASGLSEKPFIGVTDRDKEGQFVDIDGKLLTFTNWASGQPDNYEKTQHCGTIIVESGLWDDASCNEPRPIMCEIQ; encoded by the exons ATG GTGTCTCTGGTAATGCCGTACATCAGTGTCCTTCTGATGCTTCAGTCCGGCCCACAACTACTGTATGGAGATGAATCTCAGAACTGTGGACCTAAAGGAGAGAAGGGAGATCGAG GAGTGCAGGGACCACCCGGCAATGCAGGACCACCTGGACCACAAGGATCCAAAGGAGACTCAG GGCTTTCTGCAAATGTGGACATGATTCCCACTGGACCTAAAGGAGATAAGGGGGATCAAG GCTTTTCTGGCATTCCTGGTCCAACTGGTAGGCCTGGCTTTCCTGGCCCGAAGGGGGATCCAG GCTTTCCTGGCAGTCCTGGCATGCCTGGATTTCCTGGCATGAAAGGGCAACAAG GGAGTCCTGGAGGTGACGTCACGTCCCTACAATCTCAGATTCATGATCTTACTGCCAAGTTTGCCATGATGGAGAAAGCTGCAAGTTTTGGTACATTCAGAAAAGTCGGGCAGAAATATTTTGTTTATGATggaattttaaaaacatttgatgagGGCATTCAAATCTGCAAGGAAGTTGGTGGAACAATTGCTTTAGCAAGAAATGCTGTTGAAAATCAGGCTTTACTGAAAGTAGTGACAGCCAGTGGTTTAAGTGAAAAGCCATTCATTGGAGTCACAGACAGAGATAAAGAAGGACAGTTTGTGGACATTGATGGTAAACTCTTGACTTTTACCAACTGGGCTTCTGGTCAACCTGATAATTATGAGAAAACACAACACTGTGGTACGATCATAGTGGAGTCTGGACTTTGGGATGATGCCAGTTGTAATGAGCCACGTCCTATTATGTGTGAAATACAATAG
- the LOC135767438 gene encoding mannose-binding protein C-like isoform X1, with protein MVSVLMPYISVLLMLQFGPQLLYGNESQNCGPKGEKGDRGAQGLPGFPGSKGDRGDTGLSANVDMIPTGPKGDKGDPGFPGPTGSPGIPGHPGPKGDQGFHGIPGSPGIPGFPGMKGQQGSPGGDVTSLQSQIHDLTAKFAMMEKAASFGTFRKVGQKYFVYDGIVKTFDEGIQICKEVGGTIALARNAVENHTLLKVVIASGLSEKPFIGVTDRDKEGQFVDIDGKLLTFTNWASGQPDNYQETQHCGTIIVESGLWDDASCNEPRPIMCEIQ; from the exons ATG GTGTCTGTGTTAATGCCGTACATCAGTGTCCTTCTGATGCTTCAGTTCGGCCCACAACTACTGTATGGAAATGAATCTCAGAACTGTGGACCTAAAGGAGAGAAGGGAGATCGAG GAGCGCAGGGACTACCAGGTTTTCCAGGATCCAAAGGAGACAGAGGAGACACAG GGCTTTCTGCAAATGTGGACATGATTCCCACTGGACCTAAAGGAGATAAGGGGGATCCAG GCTTTCCTGGTCCAACTGGCAGCCCTGGCATACCTGGACATCCTGGCCCGAAGGGGGATCAAG GCTTTCATGGCATTCCTGGCAGTCCTGGCATACCTGGATTTCCTGGCATGAAAGGGCAACAAG GAAGTCCTGGAGGTGACGTCACGTCCCTACAATCTCAGATTCATGATCTTACTGCTAAGTTTGCCATGATGGAGAAAGCTGCAAGTTTTGGTACATTCAGAAAAGTCGGGCAGAAATATTTTGTTTATGATGGGATTGTAAAAACATTTGATGAGGGGATTCAAATCTGCAAGGAAGTTGGTGGAACAATTGCTTTAGCAAGAAATGCTGTTGAAAATCACACTTTACTTAAAGTAGTGATAGCCAGTGGTTTAAGTGAAAAGCCATTCATTGGAGTCACAGACAGAGATAAAGAAGGACAGTTTGTGGACATTGATGGTAAACTCTTGACTTTTACCAACTGGGCTTCTGGTCAACCTGATAattatcaggaaacacaacACTGTGGTACGATCATAGTGGAGTCTGGACTTTGGGATGATGCCAGTTGTAATGAGCCACGTCCTATTATGTGTGAAATACAATAG
- the LOC135767438 gene encoding mannose-binding protein C-like isoform X2 has translation MVSVLMPYISVLLMLQFGPQLLYGNESQNCGPKGEKGDRGFPGSKGDRGDTGLSANVDMIPTGPKGDKGDPGFPGPTGSPGIPGHPGPKGDQGFHGIPGSPGIPGFPGMKGQQGSPGGDVTSLQSQIHDLTAKFAMMEKAASFGTFRKVGQKYFVYDGIVKTFDEGIQICKEVGGTIALARNAVENHTLLKVVIASGLSEKPFIGVTDRDKEGQFVDIDGKLLTFTNWASGQPDNYQETQHCGTIIVESGLWDDASCNEPRPIMCEIQ, from the exons ATG GTGTCTGTGTTAATGCCGTACATCAGTGTCCTTCTGATGCTTCAGTTCGGCCCACAACTACTGTATGGAAATGAATCTCAGAACTGTGGACCTAAAGGAGAGAAGGGAGATCGAG GTTTTCCAGGATCCAAAGGAGACAGAGGAGACACAG GGCTTTCTGCAAATGTGGACATGATTCCCACTGGACCTAAAGGAGATAAGGGGGATCCAG GCTTTCCTGGTCCAACTGGCAGCCCTGGCATACCTGGACATCCTGGCCCGAAGGGGGATCAAG GCTTTCATGGCATTCCTGGCAGTCCTGGCATACCTGGATTTCCTGGCATGAAAGGGCAACAAG GAAGTCCTGGAGGTGACGTCACGTCCCTACAATCTCAGATTCATGATCTTACTGCTAAGTTTGCCATGATGGAGAAAGCTGCAAGTTTTGGTACATTCAGAAAAGTCGGGCAGAAATATTTTGTTTATGATGGGATTGTAAAAACATTTGATGAGGGGATTCAAATCTGCAAGGAAGTTGGTGGAACAATTGCTTTAGCAAGAAATGCTGTTGAAAATCACACTTTACTTAAAGTAGTGATAGCCAGTGGTTTAAGTGAAAAGCCATTCATTGGAGTCACAGACAGAGATAAAGAAGGACAGTTTGTGGACATTGATGGTAAACTCTTGACTTTTACCAACTGGGCTTCTGGTCAACCTGATAattatcaggaaacacaacACTGTGGTACGATCATAGTGGAGTCTGGACTTTGGGATGATGCCAGTTGTAATGAGCCACGTCCTATTATGTGTGAAATACAATAG